Proteins from a genomic interval of Arthrobacter sp. CAN_C5:
- a CDS encoding cytosine permease, whose protein sequence is MNRPNDTGTEEIENANTFGSLPLLKSERVWSALDFSWVNVALAIATWAFLVGGATASFVGFQQGIAAMIIGNAIGLCFMVLASTVASQRYGVEQYTILRPVFGVAGVGALVFTVVLITEMGWSSLLGIMVGRATTQVAGVATGMEFDEYGLMVTLGALVALAVAWYILSRGPITIGRLNKFIAPGLLVITALLMVFLVINTSWAALLDAAPLAPFDDPQLNFMIAVEFNVAVGVSWYPVMGSLARMTTSPKAAIWPAYGGLLIATLLAQIVGMGAALTLGDSDPTVWMIPFGGPLLGAFILLFICFANITSMSSIVYSTVLALRQSSGELLTGLHWKWLCAGFFVLPALLAFFPQFMYERFVLFVTLSGAFLASMCGAIIVDYFILRKQHIDLSELYAPGAKSAYHLPGGVNWAGIVAVVAGAVFYLWIYNPVTLETQPVFNVISASLPAAVLGGIVYWILAVVLYRNRGVGGFNLAKSHNLKGSRS, encoded by the coding sequence GTGAACCGCCCCAACGACACCGGAACCGAAGAAATCGAGAATGCCAACACTTTCGGATCCCTTCCCCTGCTGAAATCCGAGCGGGTCTGGAGCGCGTTGGACTTCAGCTGGGTAAACGTTGCACTGGCTATCGCCACCTGGGCCTTCCTGGTGGGCGGGGCGACCGCGTCGTTTGTGGGATTTCAGCAGGGGATCGCGGCGATGATTATCGGCAACGCGATCGGGCTATGTTTTATGGTGCTCGCCAGCACAGTGGCCAGCCAACGGTATGGCGTGGAGCAGTACACGATCCTCCGGCCGGTCTTCGGGGTGGCAGGGGTAGGAGCGCTCGTCTTCACCGTTGTATTGATCACCGAGATGGGGTGGTCGTCCTTGCTGGGCATCATGGTGGGCCGGGCAACCACACAGGTGGCCGGGGTCGCTACCGGGATGGAATTCGATGAATACGGGCTAATGGTCACGCTGGGGGCGCTGGTAGCACTGGCCGTCGCCTGGTACATCCTCTCCCGCGGCCCCATCACGATCGGTCGCCTGAACAAGTTCATTGCTCCGGGGCTTCTGGTGATCACCGCACTCCTGATGGTTTTCCTGGTGATCAATACCTCGTGGGCTGCCCTTCTGGATGCCGCCCCGCTCGCCCCTTTTGATGATCCGCAGCTGAACTTCATGATCGCCGTCGAATTCAACGTTGCTGTTGGAGTGTCGTGGTATCCGGTGATGGGCTCCCTGGCCCGGATGACCACATCACCCAAGGCCGCAATCTGGCCCGCCTATGGAGGATTACTGATCGCGACGTTGCTGGCTCAGATTGTTGGAATGGGCGCGGCGCTGACCCTGGGGGATTCCGACCCCACCGTCTGGATGATCCCCTTTGGCGGTCCTCTGCTCGGAGCGTTCATCCTGTTGTTCATTTGCTTCGCCAACATCACCAGCATGTCCTCGATTGTCTACTCAACTGTTCTCGCACTGAGGCAGTCCAGCGGCGAGTTGCTCACCGGCCTGCACTGGAAATGGCTGTGTGCTGGATTCTTCGTACTGCCTGCTCTGCTCGCCTTCTTCCCGCAGTTTATGTACGAGAGGTTTGTCCTGTTTGTCACGCTCAGCGGGGCGTTCCTCGCCTCGATGTGCGGCGCGATCATCGTCGACTATTTCATTCTGCGCAAGCAGCACATTGATCTGTCCGAGCTGTACGCCCCAGGCGCCAAAAGCGCCTATCACCTGCCGGGTGGGGTCAATTGGGCAGGGATTGTGGCGGTGGTCGCTGGCGCAGTGTTCTACCTGTGGATCTACAACCCCGTCACGCTTGAAACCCAGCCGGTCTTCAACGTCATCTCTGCTTCACTGCCCGCCGCCGTTCTCGGCGGGATCGTGTACTGGATCCTGGCCGTGGTGCTTTATAGGAACCGCGGAGTGGGCGGGTTCAACCTGGCCAAGTCCCACAACCTCAAAGGGTCACGGTCATGA
- a CDS encoding alcohol dehydrogenase catalytic domain-containing protein, translated as MTISSRAAVHRGGSSLEITQIEVAAPGPGTALVRLGASGVCGSDRHVLDGEWEMPSPTVMGHEGAGVVEAIGEGVEDVAVGDHVVLSWFYPCRRCTACLSGRAFVCTGSRSEECLLPDGSTPLSENGTPVYPYLAVGSMSEYTVVPESAAVKIPSDVPFEVASLLGCSVSTGVGAVVNDAMVAPGRSAVVVGTGGVGLSIIMGLNLVGAHPIIAVDLSEEKLAIARRFGATHSVISGPDSQEQIRSITGGGADYAFEAIGRKDTIESLPGLLVRGGTAVLVGLPPADQTINFDGLALAEGGIRIVGSNYGSTVPGRDFPRLAALYLAGKLPVDELISDRIRLDQVNEAFEAMRRGERARSVIVF; from the coding sequence ATGACCATCAGTTCACGGGCCGCGGTGCACCGCGGCGGATCTTCGCTGGAAATCACCCAAATCGAGGTGGCCGCACCCGGGCCAGGGACAGCGCTGGTCCGGCTTGGGGCGTCCGGCGTGTGCGGTTCCGATCGACATGTGCTCGACGGCGAATGGGAGATGCCTTCCCCCACCGTCATGGGCCACGAGGGAGCGGGGGTCGTCGAAGCTATTGGTGAGGGGGTCGAAGACGTTGCAGTCGGAGACCATGTCGTCCTCAGCTGGTTCTATCCCTGCCGGCGCTGCACTGCCTGTCTTTCCGGCAGGGCCTTCGTCTGCACGGGCAGCCGTTCAGAGGAATGCCTCCTCCCGGATGGCAGCACGCCCCTGTCGGAGAACGGAACACCTGTGTATCCCTATCTTGCCGTCGGGTCGATGAGCGAATACACGGTCGTCCCCGAATCGGCAGCCGTGAAGATACCGTCGGACGTGCCGTTTGAGGTTGCCTCGCTCCTTGGCTGCTCGGTGTCTACCGGTGTAGGAGCGGTGGTCAACGATGCGATGGTGGCGCCGGGCAGGTCTGCCGTCGTCGTCGGGACCGGCGGAGTTGGACTGTCGATCATTATGGGACTGAACCTGGTGGGGGCGCACCCCATCATCGCTGTCGATCTCAGTGAGGAAAAGCTCGCGATAGCTCGCCGTTTTGGTGCCACGCACTCGGTGATTTCCGGGCCGGACAGCCAGGAGCAGATCCGGAGCATCACCGGGGGTGGAGCGGACTATGCGTTCGAGGCGATCGGACGCAAGGACACCATCGAGTCGCTGCCTGGCCTGTTGGTGCGTGGGGGCACTGCCGTCCTGGTCGGCCTGCCGCCAGCTGACCAGACCATCAATTTTGATGGCCTGGCACTGGCCGAGGGAGGGATCCGGATTGTCGGGTCCAACTACGGCTCCACAGTTCCCGGCCGGGACTTTCCTCGTTTGGCCGCACTCTATCTGGCCGGCAAACTACCGGTGGATGAGCTGATCTCCGACCGGATTCGCCTCGACCAGGTCAACGAGGCCTTCGAGGCGATGCGCCGTGGCGAGCGAGCACGCAGTGTCATAGTGTTTTAG
- a CDS encoding TetR/AcrR family transcriptional regulator C-terminal domain-containing protein, which produces MARPTTRILTPGKIFRAALERFDERQEFSIPQLAKRLGVSPSSLYHHVKGGRTEIIEGIRSLISQDAHDRGDFPPGEGNWQEQTRRWAINYRYALGLHPMAIPALVGESVDDAPTLEIYETLAQILESAGFQDGRLLDALSLVDLLVLGSAIDAGSPEPPWEPSELAHPSLSRALATQTGARRQDRAFALGLDAVIAELDRQLTTHVAPDGLDRAIRRPAPASPHVSAKGSEIEEGANLL; this is translated from the coding sequence ATGGCCAGGCCTACTACCCGGATCCTCACTCCTGGCAAGATCTTCCGGGCGGCCCTTGAACGGTTCGACGAGCGTCAGGAATTTTCCATCCCACAGCTTGCCAAACGGCTGGGCGTCAGTCCGTCCTCCCTCTATCACCATGTGAAGGGAGGACGGACCGAGATTATCGAGGGAATCCGTTCCCTCATCAGTCAGGACGCTCACGACCGTGGGGATTTCCCGCCGGGAGAGGGAAACTGGCAGGAGCAGACGCGTCGCTGGGCGATCAACTACCGCTACGCGCTGGGGCTTCACCCGATGGCCATTCCGGCGCTGGTGGGCGAATCTGTCGACGATGCGCCCACCCTCGAGATCTACGAAACGTTGGCGCAGATCCTCGAGTCGGCCGGATTCCAGGACGGCCGGCTCCTTGACGCTCTTTCACTCGTTGATCTGCTGGTTCTTGGTTCTGCGATCGACGCGGGATCTCCCGAACCGCCGTGGGAGCCGTCGGAACTTGCGCATCCCTCCCTGTCACGAGCACTGGCGACTCAAACCGGTGCCCGGCGACAGGACAGGGCTTTTGCCCTGGGGCTCGACGCGGTCATCGCCGAACTGGACCGTCAGCTGACCACTCACGTCGCCCCTGACGGGTTAGACCGGGCGATTCGTCGCCCTGCCCCTGCCAGTCCTCACGTTTCGGCGAAGGGGAGCGAAATTGAGGAAGGGGCGAACTTGTTGTAG
- a CDS encoding aldo/keto reductase: MTISSLLPAPIGFGTAPLGNMFRAIPEEEATATVAAAWDQGIRYFDTAPFYGAGLAEIRLGDVLSAHPRGDYVLSTKVGRVILDETEDVSARDMGEKGGLFAHGRPNKVVNDYSADATLRSVEDSLKRLKTDRLDIVWVHDIAQDFYGDEWLAVFESARTGAFRTLTRLRDEGVIKAWGVGVNRVEALELTLDLDEPQPDAFLLAGRYTLLDHDRALERLLPAAVDHQVDIVVGGPYSSGILAGGKHFEYQEASAEIITKVERIKALTAEHGIGIKAAALQFSLAHPATTAVIPGATKPSRIAEDLAALQETVPAAFWDALREEQLISPLAPVPAN; the protein is encoded by the coding sequence GTGACCATTTCATCCTTGCTCCCGGCACCCATCGGGTTCGGCACTGCACCGCTGGGCAACATGTTCCGGGCCATTCCCGAGGAAGAGGCCACGGCCACTGTCGCAGCCGCCTGGGACCAGGGCATCAGGTACTTTGACACCGCACCGTTCTACGGTGCTGGCCTCGCCGAGATCCGCCTCGGCGATGTACTCTCCGCGCACCCTCGGGGTGACTATGTGCTGAGCACGAAGGTGGGCCGTGTGATCCTCGACGAGACCGAGGACGTCTCAGCACGCGACATGGGAGAGAAGGGCGGATTGTTCGCCCACGGCCGCCCGAACAAGGTGGTCAACGACTACTCGGCAGACGCCACTCTCCGTTCGGTGGAGGACAGTCTCAAACGACTGAAAACCGACCGACTGGATATCGTCTGGGTTCACGACATTGCCCAGGACTTCTACGGCGATGAGTGGCTTGCCGTCTTTGAATCGGCCCGGACCGGCGCTTTCCGCACCCTGACCCGGTTGCGGGACGAGGGCGTCATCAAGGCCTGGGGTGTGGGCGTCAACCGTGTGGAGGCACTGGAGCTGACACTCGATCTGGACGAGCCCCAGCCCGATGCCTTCCTCCTGGCCGGACGGTATACGCTCCTCGACCATGATCGTGCCCTGGAGCGCCTCCTCCCGGCGGCAGTCGATCACCAGGTGGATATTGTGGTGGGCGGACCTTACAGTTCGGGCATTCTTGCTGGCGGCAAGCACTTCGAGTATCAGGAAGCGTCGGCCGAGATCATTACCAAGGTGGAACGCATCAAGGCACTGACGGCTGAACACGGAATCGGCATCAAGGCGGCAGCGCTGCAGTTCTCGCTCGCCCACCCGGCAACTACCGCGGTGATACCGGGCGCCACCAAACCGAGCCGCATCGCGGAGGACCTCGCCGCACTGCAGGAGACGGTGCCCGCCGCCTTCTGGGATGCCCTGCGCGAGGAACAGCTCATCTCGCCGCTGGCTCCCGTTCCGGCGAACTAG
- a CDS encoding bifunctional diguanylate cyclase/phosphodiesterase — protein MPDPASDSSAALFQDTPSDREYTESSMAGPEARPYERALEDVRRGIEAQPTPAAAQAGLTHLMRHDPLTGLVNRTGFLSELWALLAEDGTDQSPVGVLILDIDHFMAVNEGLGIAAGDEALSIVAWRLRSTMSDTAVVARLDGDEFAVVDTFADTAAACQAAALLLAALNAPMIVGGSTLDLSVSIGFAMASSSDTTDGVLGRATTAVNRAKKLGRNRFEVEIGSTKDPTDGRLKRRGELRQAIDDGELLLLFQPQIDLANGQMSGFEALVRWDHPDRGLLDPGSFIDFAEESGLILPLGAWVVNAAVAQQAAWHRSSPGRAPVRMSVNISAIQLNDPHLADIVTAALERHNVAAGLLTLEITETALTVDPESALRTLNALSALGVSLSIDDFGTGHSSLVYLRRFPIDELKIDRSFIAGLTSDTKDHAIVTSCIQLAHATNMSAVAEGVETAGQLEALLGLGCDLAQGYFYTRPMTAVDLEPWFVPRPDNQIMSREQLTG, from the coding sequence ATGCCCGACCCCGCAAGTGATTCATCCGCCGCACTGTTTCAGGACACCCCCTCCGATCGGGAATACACCGAGTCGTCCATGGCGGGCCCCGAGGCCCGGCCATATGAGCGTGCCCTCGAGGACGTGCGTCGCGGCATTGAGGCTCAGCCCACCCCGGCGGCTGCCCAGGCCGGGCTGACGCACCTGATGCGCCACGACCCCCTCACCGGGCTGGTCAACCGAACGGGTTTCCTCTCCGAGCTGTGGGCCCTCCTCGCCGAGGATGGCACCGACCAGTCTCCCGTGGGCGTCCTGATCCTCGACATTGACCACTTCATGGCGGTCAATGAGGGACTGGGTATCGCTGCCGGCGACGAGGCACTCAGCATCGTGGCATGGCGGCTCCGGTCCACAATGAGCGACACTGCGGTTGTCGCGCGCCTCGATGGAGACGAGTTTGCCGTCGTCGATACTTTTGCTGACACGGCAGCCGCGTGTCAGGCGGCAGCCTTGCTGCTGGCGGCCCTCAACGCGCCGATGATTGTGGGCGGGTCAACGCTCGATCTTTCGGTCAGCATTGGGTTTGCGATGGCTAGTTCCAGCGATACGACCGACGGCGTGCTAGGCAGGGCCACCACCGCCGTGAACCGGGCGAAGAAGCTGGGGCGTAACCGGTTTGAAGTGGAAATCGGAAGCACCAAGGACCCGACAGATGGTCGTCTCAAGCGCCGAGGCGAACTGCGGCAGGCGATCGACGACGGCGAACTGCTCCTCCTCTTCCAGCCGCAGATCGACCTGGCCAACGGACAGATGAGCGGTTTTGAAGCGCTGGTCCGGTGGGATCACCCGGACCGGGGGTTGCTGGACCCGGGATCCTTCATCGACTTCGCCGAGGAGTCCGGGCTGATCCTGCCCCTCGGTGCCTGGGTCGTCAACGCCGCCGTGGCGCAGCAGGCGGCCTGGCACCGTTCCTCACCCGGCCGGGCACCGGTACGCATGTCAGTGAACATTTCGGCCATTCAGTTGAATGACCCCCATCTGGCGGACATCGTGACTGCAGCTCTGGAACGTCACAACGTGGCGGCGGGACTGCTCACCCTCGAGATCACCGAGACGGCGTTGACAGTCGACCCCGAAAGTGCGCTCCGGACGCTCAACGCGCTCAGCGCACTGGGCGTCAGCTTGTCCATCGATGACTTCGGGACCGGCCACTCCAGCCTGGTCTATCTGCGGCGCTTCCCAATCGATGAGCTCAAGATTGACCGGTCATTCATCGCGGGCCTTACCTCCGATACCAAGGACCACGCGATCGTGACCTCCTGCATCCAGCTCGCCCACGCGACGAACATGTCTGCGGTGGCCGAGGGCGTCGAAACGGCCGGCCAGCTGGAAGCCCTGTTGGGGCTTGGCTGCGATCTGGCGCAAGGCTACTTTTACACCCGGCCCATGACCGCGGTAGATCTGGAACCCTGGTTCGTTCCGCGTCCGGACAACCAGATCATGTCCCGGGAGCAGCTCACCGGCTAG
- a CDS encoding MetQ/NlpA family ABC transporter substrate-binding protein, whose protein sequence is MNSRKLLSLAVVPFLALTVACGSSEGSDSGNESISLGVVGASDPEWGLLTEAAAEEGIDLEVIDFAEYTQPNPALSESELDLNQFQHLVYLARYNVSSGAELAPIGSTAIYPLGLYSTQYGSVDEIPEGSTVAVPNDESNLARGLLVLQSAGLVVLDGGGSAFSTIDDIDEEASKVTVTTLEASLTPTSLPDVAAAIINNDFVQDAGLNFEDAIAQDDPTDPAAVAYVNVFAARAGEETNETYQKLVSIYQENQEVQDAVQETSGGTAEFLVVTPEELQSTLDTVEEDTAAQG, encoded by the coding sequence ATGAATTCCCGCAAACTCCTGTCCCTTGCCGTAGTCCCCTTTCTGGCCCTCACCGTCGCCTGCGGTTCGTCGGAAGGCTCCGACTCCGGCAACGAAAGCATCAGCCTCGGCGTCGTCGGTGCCAGCGACCCGGAATGGGGGCTGTTGACCGAAGCCGCGGCGGAGGAGGGAATTGACCTTGAGGTCATCGACTTCGCCGAGTACACCCAGCCCAACCCCGCACTGAGCGAAAGCGAACTCGACCTCAACCAGTTCCAGCACCTGGTGTACCTGGCGCGCTACAACGTTTCCAGCGGTGCGGAGCTCGCCCCGATCGGGTCCACAGCGATCTACCCTCTGGGTCTGTACTCCACCCAGTACGGCTCGGTCGACGAGATCCCCGAGGGCTCCACCGTCGCCGTCCCCAATGACGAGAGCAACCTGGCCAGGGGCCTGCTCGTGCTCCAGTCCGCTGGACTGGTGGTGCTCGACGGCGGCGGCAGTGCCTTCTCGACCATCGACGACATTGACGAGGAGGCCTCCAAGGTCACCGTCACCACCCTCGAGGCCTCGTTGACACCCACGTCGTTGCCCGACGTCGCCGCCGCGATCATCAACAACGACTTCGTTCAGGACGCGGGGCTGAACTTCGAGGACGCCATCGCGCAGGACGATCCGACGGATCCCGCCGCCGTTGCGTACGTGAACGTGTTCGCCGCCCGTGCCGGTGAGGAGACCAACGAGACCTACCAAAAGCTGGTGAGCATCTACCAGGAAAACCAGGAGGTGCAGGACGCCGTCCAGGAGACCTCCGGTGGGACGGCCGAGTTCCTGGTGGTAACTCCCGAGGAGCTGCAGTCAACCCTCGACACTGTCGAGGAAGACACCGCCGCCCAGGGCTAG
- a CDS encoding methionine ABC transporter ATP-binding protein: MPLISLQDVTKSFPPGRRGDDPVHAIDNVSLDIEAGEIYGIIGYSGAGKSTLVRLINALEKATSGTIIVDGHQVTNVPDRQLRKLRLDIGMIFQQFNLFNAKTVWNNVAYPLRVAGKSREEIQARVTELLDFVGLADKASNYPEQLSGGQKQRVGIARALATSPKILLADEATSALDPETTHEVLRLLRRVNEELGITIVVITHEMDVIQTLATKVAVMDGGRIVERGDVFDVFSNPRQASSQRFVSTVVRGIPSPDEVAVLRERHAGRIVTFSFRDGDSSQASVFLELAAAGVEFELIYGGINDIRGRAFGHLTLALTGPGTAIDAALASLATRTTVKELS, translated from the coding sequence ATGCCCCTCATCTCTTTGCAGGACGTCACGAAAAGCTTCCCTCCGGGGCGGCGCGGTGACGATCCTGTGCACGCTATCGACAACGTCAGCCTAGACATTGAGGCCGGCGAGATCTACGGGATCATTGGGTACTCGGGTGCCGGCAAGAGCACCCTGGTCCGGCTGATCAACGCGCTGGAGAAGGCGACCAGCGGCACGATCATCGTCGACGGACACCAGGTCACCAACGTGCCCGACCGCCAGCTGCGCAAGCTGCGCCTCGACATTGGCATGATCTTCCAGCAGTTCAACCTGTTCAACGCGAAGACGGTCTGGAACAACGTTGCCTACCCGCTCCGCGTCGCAGGGAAGAGCCGGGAGGAAATCCAGGCGCGCGTCACCGAGCTCCTCGACTTTGTGGGGCTGGCAGACAAGGCATCGAACTACCCTGAGCAGCTCTCCGGTGGGCAGAAGCAGCGCGTCGGGATTGCCCGCGCGCTGGCCACGTCACCGAAGATTCTCCTGGCCGATGAGGCCACCTCGGCGCTGGACCCCGAGACCACCCACGAGGTGTTGCGCCTGCTGCGCCGGGTCAACGAGGAGCTGGGGATCACCATTGTGGTGATTACTCACGAGATGGATGTCATCCAGACCCTCGCCACCAAGGTGGCGGTGATGGACGGTGGCCGGATCGTCGAGCGAGGTGACGTTTTCGACGTCTTCTCCAACCCGCGTCAGGCCTCGTCGCAACGGTTCGTCTCCACGGTGGTCAGGGGCATCCCGTCACCCGACGAGGTCGCCGTGCTGCGCGAGCGGCATGCGGGTCGGATCGTCACCTTCTCCTTCCGCGACGGCGACTCGTCCCAGGCCTCGGTGTTCCTTGAACTCGCCGCTGCGGGGGTCGAGTTCGAGCTGATCTACGGGGGCATCAACGACATCAGGGGCCGCGCGTTCGGGCACCTCACCCTCGCGCTTACCGGACCGGGCACCGCGATCGACGCCGCACTGGCCAGTCTCGCCACCCGCACCACTGTGAAGGAGCTCAGCTGA
- a CDS encoding methionine ABC transporter permease, with product MDSLIDLSPELWQATYETLYIVGFSLFFGGLGGLLLGIGLYTTRAGSILGNSAVFSTLNIIVNIFRPIPFIIFLAAAQPLARAVTGTGIGNSAIIFTLSLAAAFGISRIVEQNLLTVQPGVIEAARSVGAGRLRIILTIIIPEALGPLILGYTFIFVALVDMSAVAGYVGGGGLGNFAIQYGYRQFNPWVTWAAVIVIILLVQAVQLLGNVLARKALRR from the coding sequence ATGGATTCCCTGATCGATCTCAGCCCGGAACTGTGGCAGGCCACCTACGAGACCCTCTACATCGTCGGGTTCAGCCTATTCTTCGGCGGTCTGGGTGGGCTGCTCCTCGGTATCGGCCTTTACACCACGCGGGCCGGCAGCATCCTGGGGAACAGCGCCGTGTTCAGCACCCTGAACATCATTGTCAACATTTTCAGGCCCATCCCGTTCATCATCTTCCTGGCCGCGGCGCAACCCCTGGCCCGGGCTGTGACGGGGACCGGTATCGGCAACAGCGCCATCATCTTCACGCTGTCGCTGGCCGCCGCGTTCGGGATCAGCCGCATTGTGGAGCAGAACCTGTTGACCGTGCAGCCCGGAGTGATCGAGGCGGCACGCTCAGTAGGTGCCGGCCGGCTCCGGATCATCCTGACCATCATCATCCCGGAAGCCCTGGGACCGCTGATCCTTGGCTACACGTTTATCTTCGTGGCGCTGGTCGACATGTCGGCCGTCGCTGGCTATGTGGGCGGTGGAGGGTTGGGCAACTTCGCCATCCAATACGGTTACCGGCAGTTCAACCCCTGGGTCACCTGGGCTGCAGTGATTGTGATTATCCTGCTGGTGCAGGCGGTCCAGCTCCTGGGGAACGTACTCGCCCGGAAGGCGCTCAGGCGGTAG
- a CDS encoding MFS transporter, with amino-acid sequence MKRTLQSSQTAASPFLSVMALALIAATYGLARLGYGLFLPAFSATFELTPTVGGLLASGASVSYCVSALIGFRFAPTRPRLVAILAGSTAASGSAGVATAQDTLVFAAAVLIAGMGAGFATPALVELVRRNIPAAQMNKTQSVVNSGTGFGVVLAGALALLVGSSWRVAWGLIAVVALGALIGVLRTDRSRTIGGTTDHLVTSTRTSAELRALWHPIMAAFVFGVGVSAVWVHGRILLEDQGMAVALSAGAWIALGMGGAVAVLSAPWLARHSIRTTWLATVVASAVATVVFALAPQYIPLSFAAAALFGLAYTAASSVLIIWATHSATHSAAGTSILFTSLVLGQAVGATLTGSIIEGIGFTAAFAIAAGICLLGVLKPAPRPHPTGRGQATTNQDRATAPALETTA; translated from the coding sequence ATGAAACGCACGTTACAGTCTTCTCAAACCGCCGCCAGCCCCTTCCTTTCAGTGATGGCGCTGGCGCTCATCGCTGCAACCTATGGCCTGGCCCGCCTCGGATACGGCCTCTTCCTTCCTGCGTTCTCCGCCACATTTGAGCTCACGCCGACGGTCGGCGGCCTGCTGGCCTCCGGCGCTTCGGTGAGCTATTGCGTGTCGGCGCTAATCGGGTTCCGGTTTGCGCCGACCAGGCCACGGCTGGTGGCGATCCTCGCAGGATCGACGGCAGCGTCCGGCAGTGCGGGTGTTGCCACCGCTCAGGACACCCTCGTCTTCGCTGCGGCAGTGCTGATTGCGGGAATGGGGGCTGGCTTCGCCACCCCTGCCCTGGTGGAACTGGTTCGCCGGAACATCCCGGCCGCACAGATGAATAAAACCCAGTCGGTGGTGAACTCGGGGACCGGCTTCGGTGTGGTGCTTGCAGGTGCCTTGGCTCTGCTGGTCGGCTCCTCCTGGCGGGTGGCCTGGGGGCTGATCGCCGTCGTCGCACTCGGTGCTCTGATCGGCGTGCTGCGGACCGACCGGTCGCGCACCATTGGGGGAACCACCGATCATCTGGTGACGTCAACGAGGACGAGTGCAGAACTGCGTGCCCTGTGGCACCCGATCATGGCAGCTTTCGTCTTCGGCGTGGGGGTCTCCGCCGTCTGGGTGCACGGCCGCATCCTCCTTGAGGACCAGGGCATGGCGGTAGCGCTATCGGCGGGAGCGTGGATTGCACTCGGCATGGGCGGCGCCGTTGCTGTCCTATCGGCACCCTGGCTGGCCCGCCACTCAATCCGGACCACCTGGCTAGCGACCGTTGTGGCATCGGCGGTCGCTACGGTGGTGTTCGCTCTGGCTCCGCAGTACATACCCCTCAGCTTCGCCGCGGCGGCCCTGTTCGGCCTGGCCTACACCGCGGCAAGCTCCGTCCTGATCATCTGGGCCACCCATTCGGCGACGCACAGCGCCGCCGGAACGTCGATCCTCTTCACCAGCCTGGTGCTCGGGCAAGCCGTCGGCGCCACGCTGACCGGTTCAATAATCGAGGGAATCGGTTTTACGGCCGCCTTTGCCATCGCCGCTGGCATCTGTCTGCTCGGCGTCCTGAAGCCGGCGCCGCGGCCACACCCCACAGGTCGGGGTCAGGCCACGACAAATCAGGATCGGGCCACGGCGCCGGCACTGGAGACTACCGCCTGA
- a CDS encoding TetR/AcrR family transcriptional regulator — protein MSSQLSARDRLLDAAEDLAFTQGVAATPVDVILKQANVAPATLYSHFGNKEGLIVQALQRRLGRWDESWQLAMNEASTPRERLMAFLPGLQSYRKSVTPARWCPFLGVAAESPHPGDGLQEALASDTHLLRTRLRELAIAVVGPDSAADLAEQLLLVHTGVLGMILRGVATKDAVALGMKTSQQAIDAALNQPE, from the coding sequence ATGTCTTCACAACTCAGCGCACGAGATCGTCTTCTGGACGCGGCGGAGGATCTGGCTTTCACCCAGGGCGTTGCAGCCACCCCGGTGGATGTCATCCTGAAACAGGCGAATGTTGCTCCGGCCACGCTGTACTCCCACTTTGGAAATAAGGAAGGGCTGATTGTCCAGGCACTGCAACGCCGGTTAGGCCGGTGGGACGAGTCCTGGCAGTTGGCAATGAATGAGGCGTCGACGCCGCGGGAGCGCCTCATGGCGTTCTTGCCAGGGCTACAGAGCTACCGGAAGAGTGTCACCCCGGCACGGTGGTGCCCATTTCTCGGCGTCGCCGCCGAATCCCCGCACCCCGGCGACGGGCTGCAGGAAGCACTGGCCAGTGACACGCACCTTCTTAGAACCCGCCTGCGCGAACTAGCAATCGCGGTGGTGGGGCCTGACTCAGCTGCCGACCTGGCCGAGCAGTTGCTCCTTGTGCATACGGGGGTGCTGGGGATGATTCTCCGCGGGGTGGCAACCAAGGACGCTGTCGCGCTGGGAATGAAAACCTCGCAGCAGGCAATCGACGCTGCCCTGAATCAGCCGGAGTGA